A window from Bacillus marinisedimentorum encodes these proteins:
- a CDS encoding DUF309 domain-containing protein: protein MSQYPLEYYEFFVKFNEGDYYTCHDLLEEIWMTDKDNTFLKGLLQMVVAMYHYGYGNVKGARMMMTAGHRYIQKYRPFYWGVDLEEVNSFIEECLSVIPEDVERVSFEKMRELPALPDLILYLQED from the coding sequence ATGAGCCAGTACCCGCTTGAATACTATGAGTTTTTTGTTAAGTTCAATGAAGGGGATTATTATACGTGCCATGATTTGCTTGAAGAGATTTGGATGACGGATAAGGACAATACTTTTTTGAAGGGCCTGCTGCAGATGGTTGTCGCCATGTATCATTATGGATACGGCAATGTAAAAGGGGCGAGGATGATGATGACGGCAGGGCACCGATATATTCAGAAGTACCGGCCTTTTTACTGGGGTGTCGATCTGGAAGAGGTGAATTCATTCATAGAGGAATGCCTTTCCGTCATCCCGGAAGACGTTGAACGGGTTTCATTCGAAAAAATGAGGGAATTACCGGCATTGCCGGATCTTATTTTGTATTTGCAGGAAGACTGA
- a CDS encoding DUF3221 domain-containing protein, which produces MKKSVLVLLTLAAAGLAAYLFFDMNKHNEKVTDPDITGYIMQIEGKQALVVGKNEDFYNAAWITIPAFKKVSPGEYVKVKFTGPVNESFPLQADEVNIETAKAEKPSGASITQEEALRSVLKEVGKKELLGVHNIEYLPDFAQWSVVLQPIAASSQEAGQMEFLIDDSTGKD; this is translated from the coding sequence ATGAAGAAAAGCGTCCTCGTCCTGTTGACACTGGCGGCAGCAGGATTGGCAGCCTATTTATTCTTCGACATGAACAAACACAATGAAAAAGTCACCGACCCTGACATCACCGGGTATATCATGCAAATAGAAGGGAAACAGGCACTGGTCGTAGGGAAAAACGAAGACTTTTATAATGCTGCGTGGATAACCATTCCTGCCTTTAAAAAGGTATCGCCCGGAGAATATGTAAAAGTGAAGTTCACCGGTCCTGTAAACGAATCGTTCCCGCTGCAGGCCGACGAAGTGAACATCGAAACAGCAAAAGCCGAAAAGCCTTCCGGCGCTTCCATCACACAGGAAGAAGCATTAAGGTCCGTTCTTAAAGAAGTCGGCAAGAAAGAGCTTTTAGGTGTACACAACATCGAATACCTTCCGGATTTCGCACAATGGAGCGTCGTACTCCAGCCGATCGCTGCATCGAGTCAGGAAGCGGGGCAAATGGAATTTTTAATTGATGATAGTACCGGCAAAGATTGA
- a CDS encoding divergent PAP2 family protein: MELFANFPIWTALFAIFFAQFIKVPIQYIATRELDWSLITSTGGMPSSHSAAVTSLATAVGLKEGLDSSVFSVAVLFAIITMFDATGVRRHAGRQATVLNQLVTDFNRLVDEAINWPKKKEEEKRSELKELLGHEPIEVFFGGITGILIAIFAYYTIY, encoded by the coding sequence ATGGAGCTTTTTGCGAATTTCCCGATTTGGACGGCCTTATTTGCCATCTTTTTTGCCCAGTTTATCAAAGTGCCGATCCAATACATAGCGACAAGGGAATTGGACTGGTCCTTGATTACGAGTACTGGCGGAATGCCAAGTTCCCACTCGGCTGCAGTCACCTCGCTTGCAACTGCTGTCGGTTTGAAGGAAGGGCTTGATTCGAGTGTGTTTTCGGTAGCCGTTTTGTTTGCCATCATCACCATGTTTGATGCAACGGGGGTGCGCCGCCACGCCGGCAGGCAGGCAACCGTATTGAACCAACTCGTCACTGACTTCAACCGCCTCGTGGATGAAGCGATCAACTGGCCGAAGAAAAAGGAAGAAGAAAAGCGGAGCGAGCTGAAAGAATTGCTCGGCCATGAACCGATTGAAGTCTTTTTCGGGGGAATTACCGGAATCCTGATCGCTATCTTTGCATATTACACGATTTAT
- a CDS encoding leucyl aminopeptidase yields the protein MFTINEKLQADEKIQALVIGVFHKHQKLEGTLASLDEKLEGQIKEMLKDGDISPEKKQVTKIHTLGKTGTKRIYFVGLGDKEETGFKVIREAFGNVFKKLDGDKLTEAAIELDSFVSEKADVYDAAHALGEALPMATYQFNHYKKKSNEPEKELSSLKVISTAEKEEVHASLSVGYAHGKATNTARTLVNMPGNMLTATDLAEVAVQIADKYDMEYEILDKEEMEKLGMGALLAVNKGSTQPPKMIVLKYKGTDEWNNVLALVGKGITFDTGGYSLKPKDGIVGMKTDMGGAAAVLGAMEVVGELKPEQNVMAVIPSTDNMISGDAFKPDDVITSLSGRTIEVLNTDAEGRLALADAVTYAKQLGAGYIVDVATLTGGVVVALGDVTTGAMTNNESFFEEVLYSSIETGEPIWQLPYFDVYKEKVRGSKMADLNNSPGRKAHPIMAGAFIGEFAEDTPWVHLDIAGTATTESDHDLGPSGATGVMTRTLATLAERLAEMKLNK from the coding sequence ATGTTCACAATTAATGAAAAGCTGCAGGCTGATGAGAAAATCCAGGCGCTTGTCATTGGTGTTTTCCACAAACATCAAAAATTGGAAGGAACGCTTGCTTCACTTGATGAAAAACTTGAGGGACAGATTAAGGAGATGCTGAAAGACGGCGATATTTCTCCGGAAAAGAAACAGGTCACAAAGATACATACCCTCGGCAAAACAGGAACGAAACGGATTTACTTTGTTGGTCTCGGCGATAAGGAAGAGACCGGTTTCAAGGTGATCCGTGAAGCGTTCGGAAATGTGTTCAAAAAGTTGGACGGCGATAAACTGACTGAAGCAGCTATTGAACTGGACAGTTTCGTTTCTGAAAAAGCGGATGTGTATGATGCTGCGCATGCACTTGGAGAAGCACTGCCGATGGCGACATACCAGTTCAACCATTACAAGAAAAAATCGAATGAGCCTGAAAAGGAACTGTCGAGCCTCAAAGTCATTTCCACAGCGGAAAAAGAAGAGGTGCACGCCAGCCTTTCTGTCGGCTATGCGCACGGAAAAGCGACGAACACGGCACGGACGCTGGTCAATATGCCGGGGAATATGCTGACAGCAACAGACTTAGCGGAAGTGGCAGTCCAAATTGCCGATAAGTATGACATGGAATATGAAATTCTTGATAAAGAAGAAATGGAAAAGCTCGGCATGGGAGCGCTCCTGGCCGTCAATAAAGGCTCCACCCAGCCTCCGAAGATGATCGTGCTCAAGTATAAAGGCACCGATGAATGGAATAATGTCCTTGCTTTGGTCGGCAAAGGCATCACGTTTGACACAGGCGGATACTCCCTGAAGCCGAAAGACGGAATTGTCGGCATGAAAACCGATATGGGCGGTGCGGCAGCCGTTTTAGGCGCAATGGAAGTGGTCGGGGAACTGAAGCCGGAACAAAACGTCATGGCAGTCATCCCGTCGACCGATAACATGATCAGCGGTGATGCGTTCAAGCCTGATGATGTGATCACTTCTTTAAGCGGGCGTACAATCGAAGTGCTTAACACTGATGCAGAAGGGCGCCTTGCGCTTGCGGACGCCGTCACGTATGCCAAACAGCTTGGCGCGGGTTATATCGTCGATGTTGCCACGCTCACAGGCGGTGTTGTTGTCGCGCTCGGCGATGTAACAACAGGGGCCATGACGAACAATGAATCATTTTTCGAGGAAGTGCTGTATTCTTCGATTGAAACGGGGGAGCCGATCTGGCAGCTTCCTTACTTTGATGTATATAAAGAAAAAGTGCGCGGCAGCAAAATGGCCGATCTTAACAATTCGCCGGGCCGCAAAGCCCATCCGATCATGGCCGGCGCGTTCATTGGCGAATTTGCGGAAGATACGCCGTGGGTACACCTGGATATTGCAGGAACTGCGACCACAGAAAGTGACCATGACCTGGGGCCTTCCGGTGCAACTGGTGTCATGACCAGGACGCTGGCCACGCTGGCGGAACGTCTTGCAGAGATGAAACTGAATAAGTAA